In Desulfovibrio inopinatus DSM 10711, the following proteins share a genomic window:
- a CDS encoding efflux RND transporter periplasmic adaptor subunit — protein sequence MKHRSIISILASSLKIILPILVLAAGGAAAAYFQATKPITPKSRPQRQASVVDVMTALHGQATTTITGTGTIIPSREVVMRPEVSGTIQSISQEFNPGDQVQQGEVIVTLDPFDYEAEVKVKEGELDVAEADLAIENGHQSIVKDELSSLRRASSLTIHETSLILRKPNLKQVVAKVNMAKAELEKAKRDLERTKVKAPFTGIVISRDVAQGSRVSESDTLGTLVATDEYWIEAAIPMDKVVSLDLSSSEGAPAKVRTQTGEWQGRALRLTGNLSENTLMAKVLIAVKDPLGHDVNNGKPPLLLDDYATVTITGRSLENVVEIPRLALREDETVWILKDGQLDIRKVNTAWKNDKQVFIKGGLKEGETIVTSDLGAPVAGMALTTAEIVKASDSPTPQPTEDKEDS from the coding sequence ACTTAAAATTATCTTGCCGATTCTTGTCCTGGCGGCAGGAGGTGCTGCAGCGGCTTATTTTCAGGCCACAAAACCCATTACCCCGAAATCGCGTCCACAAAGACAGGCGTCCGTTGTTGACGTGATGACCGCTTTACACGGACAGGCAACAACAACCATCACCGGCACGGGAACGATCATTCCGTCTCGTGAGGTTGTTATGCGTCCGGAAGTCTCCGGAACGATCCAAAGCATCTCGCAAGAATTCAACCCCGGCGATCAGGTACAACAAGGGGAAGTGATCGTCACGTTAGACCCGTTTGACTATGAAGCGGAAGTCAAAGTCAAAGAAGGTGAACTCGACGTGGCTGAAGCCGACTTGGCTATTGAGAATGGACACCAGAGCATTGTCAAAGACGAACTCTCCAGCTTACGCCGAGCATCGTCCTTAACCATTCACGAAACATCGCTGATCCTACGGAAGCCCAACCTCAAACAGGTTGTCGCCAAGGTCAATATGGCCAAAGCTGAATTGGAAAAAGCCAAACGGGATCTGGAACGGACAAAAGTCAAAGCGCCGTTTACCGGTATCGTCATCTCGCGCGATGTGGCGCAAGGCTCGCGGGTAAGTGAATCGGATACGCTCGGTACGCTTGTTGCCACGGATGAATATTGGATTGAGGCTGCTATTCCCATGGATAAAGTGGTCAGCCTTGATCTGAGTTCATCGGAAGGTGCACCGGCAAAAGTACGTACGCAAACCGGAGAATGGCAGGGTCGTGCGCTCAGGCTGACCGGAAACCTGAGTGAAAATACATTGATGGCCAAAGTCCTTATCGCCGTCAAAGATCCCCTTGGCCACGACGTGAATAACGGGAAACCGCCCTTGCTTTTGGACGACTATGCAACCGTAACCATTACCGGTCGTTCTCTTGAAAATGTTGTTGAAATTCCTCGACTTGCTTTACGTGAAGATGAAACCGTCTGGATTTTAAAAGACGGTCAGCTCGACATCCGCAAGGTTAATACGGCCTGGAAAAACGATAAGCAGGTTTTTATCAAAGGTGGTCTGAAAGAAGGAGAAACCATTGTCACATCCGATCTCGGTGCTCCGGTTGCCGGCATGGCACTGACTACGGCCGAAATCGTCAAAGCCTCGGACAGTCCGACTCCTCAGCCTACTGAAGATAAAGAGGATTCCTAA